From Toxorhynchites rutilus septentrionalis strain SRP chromosome 2, ASM2978413v1, whole genome shotgun sequence, a single genomic window includes:
- the LOC129766816 gene encoding uncharacterized protein LOC129766816, with amino-acid sequence MSKRANRAKDPCTGSVSDAALGRMVCCDSCGDWFHFECVGVDESVENVDWNCKDCGAKRAARGTTSSSTSVAPTNTNPTSLGTIPKHLEEFQALKKQMESLQELIGEQKESYERLLRIREQEQRKVLKQQQKSFEKQLKIMEQQLASRLQVPNIMPNANSTTITDVPENRRNTVGEARTNVELQLSVLAEKQALEMKHLEERVKVLQINNDDLNRPGNGATRLDPGAQDFFPAIDPFRASYSSHDLSRSQLAARQAVAKELPTFTGVSEEWPLFIATYESTTRMCGYSDEENLLRLQRSLRGKALEAVRSRLLYPTGLTGVIQTLLMLFGRPEVIIHSLVSRIRNMPSPKAEKLATLIDFGVAVQNMCATIRACGLEEQLCNVALLQELVDRLPPTIKLNWALHRQTLRSVTLSDFGAWLEKLVEAVCVVTIPSNTPTSTMKAEKRTRKEDLNVHLESDIDPSLKVVRKPTNKECVICQESCGSAAACKKFQNLDVSARWAALKQHKLCRKCLKKHFGACDLKNPCGKHGCSYMHHELLHDDSRYKTSVFPRTIQSGERESSQNCNTHVSETGRILFRYVPVTIHGRGVSVKTYAYLDDGSSATLMEHSLFKELKLEGKSHPLCLNWTADQHREEKDSVKLSVEISGVGCSNKRYRIPKVHTVRRLALPRQTMNIDELATEFKYLEGLSIDSYRNVSPRLLIGIDNCRLGHALRSREGQEDEPVASRTRLGWLVYGPCSKSTGHANVNYSAYHSFHICPCSEHCDAELHKPVKDYFSLENVGVKSEKPPLSNDDNRAMQILKSQTRLKGDRYESYKDVHLPNSKQMAMKRLLCLEKKLLKEPNLAEAFAKKLREYEQKGYIRKLSPAELDTRYPRSWFLPIFPVQNPNKPGKLRIVWDAAATVNGISLNSMLLKGPDMLTSIVMVL; translated from the exons ATGTCGAAGCGAGCAAATCGCGCTAAGGATCCCTGTACAGGCTCCGTATCAGATGCGGCTCTTGG TCGAATGGTGTGTTGCGATAGTTGTGGTGATTGGTTTCATTTTGAGTGTGTAGGCGTAGACGAGAGCGTAGAAAATGTGGACTGGAACTGCAAAGATTGCGGAGCAAAACGTGCAGCTCGGGGCACAACTAGTTCATCGACGTCGGTGGCACCAACGAACACAAATCCCACATCACTGGGCACAATTCCGAAACACCTAGAGGAGTTTCAGGCTTTGAAGAAGCAAATGGAGAGTTTGCAGGAGCTGATTGGAGAGCAGAAGGAATCGTACGAGCGTTTGCTGAGAATTCGAGAACAGGAACAGAGAAAGGTTTTAAAACAGCAACAAAAAAGTTTCGAAAAGCAACTGAAAATAATGGAGCAACAATTAGCATCCCGACTACAGGTACCGAACATAATGCCGAATGCGAACTCGACGACCATCACAGATGTCCCTGAAAATCGTCGGAATACTGTAGGAGAAGCTAGGACAAATGTAGAGCTGCAGCTTTCAGTTTTGGCTGAAAAGCAGGCGCTTGAAATGAAGCACCTCGAGGAACGGGTCAAAGTATTGCAGATAAATAACGACGACCTAAACAGACCCGGAAATGGCGCCACGAGATTAGATCCTGGAGCACAGGATTTTTTCCCGGCGATTGACCCGTTTCGGGCTTCATATTCATCACACGATCTGAGCAGGAGTCAGCTAGCCGCGCGTCAAGCAGTGGCAAAGGAGCTTCCAACGTTCACGGGTGTATCAGAGGAGTGGCCATTGTTTATTGCCACCTACGAAAGCACTACTCGTATGTGCGGATACAGCGACGAGGAGAACTTACTTCGCTTGCAACGTAGTCTGAGGGGAAAAGCCCTTGAAGCCGTTCGAAGCCGGCTTCTGTACCCGACAGGATTAACTGGAGTAATTCAAACGTTGCTTATGCTATTTGGACGGCCGGAGGTAATAATTCATTCGTTGGTGAGCCGGATTCGGAACATGCCTTCGCCGAAGGCGGAAAAGCTTGCAACGCTCATCGACTTTGGAGTAGCAGTCCAAAACATGTGCGCGACGATTAGGGCCTGCGGACTGGAAGAGCAATTGTGCAACGTAGCGTTACTCCAAGAGTTAGTCGATCGGTTGCCGCCAACGATCAAGCTCAATTGGGCCTTGCATCGACAAACATTGAGATCCGTCACACTGTCAGACTTCGGGGCATGGCTGGAAAAGCTAGTAGAGGCAGTGTGTGTGGTTACTATACCCTCTAACACACCGACTAGTACAATGAAGGCGGAGAAACGAACCAGGAAAGAGGACTTGAATGTGCATTTAGAATCTGACATAGACCCATCGTTGAAAGTCGTTCGTAAGCCAACGAACAAAGAATGTGTCATCTGTCAGGAAAGCTGCGGTAGTGCAGCCGCGTGCAAGAAGTTCCAAAATCTCGATGTTAGTGCCCGCTGGGCAGCTCTGAAACAACACAAGCTATGTCGCAAATGTTTGAAGAAGCATTTTGGAGCCTGTGACTTGAAGAATCCGTGTGGGAAGCATGGATGCTCATATATGCATCATGAGCTGTTGCATGACGACTCAAGGTATAAAACAAGTGTTTTTCCGAGGACGATACAATCAGGTGAGCGGGAATCATCTCAGAACTGCAACACGCACGTCAGCGAGACTGGAAGAATTCTCTTCCGATATGTTCCAGTAACAATACATGGTCGTGGCGTTTCGGTCAAGACGTACGCCTATCTGGACGATGGTTCGTCAGCGACGTTGATGGAGCATAGCCTATTTAAGGAACTGAAGTTGGAGGGAAAATCCCACCCTCTCTGTCTGAACTGGACGGCGGATCAGCATCGTGAAGAGAAAGACTCTGTGAAGCTATCAGTGGAGATTTCAGGAGTTGGTTGCAGTAACAAGCGGTATCGAATCCCGAAGGTGCACACAGTACGTCGTCTCGCATTGCCACGTCAAACTATGAACATCGACGAACTCGCAACAGAATTTAAATACCTTGAGGGTTTATCTATCGATTCATACAGGAATGTTTCTCCGAGACTACTCATCGGAATCGACAATTGCCGGCTGGGCCACGCGTTGCGTAGTCGCGAAGGACAAGAAGATGAACCCGTAGCTAGTCGGACACGACTTGGTTGGCTAGTGTACGGGCCGTGCTCAAAGTCAACTGGACATGCAAATGTGAATTATTCAGCTTACCACAGCTTCCACATCTGTCCGTGCAGTGAACACTGTGATGCAGAGCTGCATAAGCCAGTGAAGGATTACTTTTCGTTGGAGAACGTAGGTGTTAAGTCGGAGAAGCCACCTTTGTCAAACGATGACAATCGCGCAATGCAAATTTTGAAGTCGCAAACTAGGCTGAAGGGTGACCGTTATGAATcg TACAAGGACGTTCATCTGCCTAACAGCAAACAAATGGCCATGAAGAGGTTGTTATGTCTGGAGAAGAAGTTATTGAAGGAGCCTAACCTAGCGGAGGCGTTCGCCAAGAAGCTTCGTGAGTACGAGCAGAAAGGATACATAAGAAAGTTATCGCCTGCTGAGCTCGACACTAGATATCCTCGATCGTGGTTTCTGCCAATATTCCCTGTCCAAAATCCAAATAAACCTGGCAAGCTTCGCATCGTTTGGGATGCAGCCGCTACAGTCAACGGTATATCGTTGAACTCCATGCTGTTGAAGGGCCCAGACATGCTGACATCTATCGTGATGGTGCTTTAA
- the LOC129766817 gene encoding uncharacterized protein LOC129766817, whose protein sequence is MNTLTSYGMTLDQVFSMVVDNGANMLAAVRKLKEELVMLSLREDDDSEENFESNDTLTASLCEVFRERLNLIRCAAHTLQLAVLDVVNKSNDSIKEITEIAKKCNNVKYTTNFGHHNATYPPTWCQTRWGGIYVMISSFLKQKQFFEQLAEQFAELDLSSHWEFIESYAEAFKPVYICSKNLQGSHVSLSDFYIAWLIAIGEVRRFHKNPLAMKLYETLQSRLSKLRLSQAFRMALYLDPRLNFVNSAIFNGKEKELIQGFITETWNHICRLNNTDDNAASSTTTSSSSDAMDANDGYITELFGGSIAAEIDTNQSAFKLQLKALDIEPRQKHNFDVWKHWIKRKSSHPELYAVANVVFATPSSQVSVERAFSALALVLSNQRTCLKEETLANIMIIKLNKDAFDQILPILYKWKDVATSVATEPL, encoded by the exons atgaatacgTTGACAAGCTACGGAATGACCCTCGACCAAGTATTTTCAATGGTAGTAGATAACGGTGCTAATATGTTGGCAGCCGTCAGAAAACTGAAGGAGGAATTGGTCATGTTGTCTTTGCGAGAAGATGATGATAGCGAAGAAAATTTCGAGTCAAACGACACACTTACGGCCAGCCTGTGCGAGGTGTTCAGAGAGCGATTAAATCTCATCAGGTGTGCGGCACACACGTTGCAGCTAGCTGTTTTGGACGTAGTAAATAAAAGCAATGACTCTATTAAGGAAATAACGGAAATAGCGAAAAAATGCAACAACGTCAAATACACGACAAATTTCGGTCATCACAATGCCACTTATCCGCCAACTTGGTGCCAGACGCGGTGGGGCGGCATTTATGTAATGATAAGCAGTTTCCTGAAGCAGAAACAGTTTTTCGAACAGTTGGCTGAACAATTTGCAGAACTAG ATCTCTCAAGCCACTGGGAGTTTATTGAAAGTTATGCAGAAGCATTCAAGCCAGTGTACATATGCTCTAAAAATCTGCAGGGTTCACACGTATCGCTTTCAGATTTTTATATAGCATGGTTGATTGCTATAGGCGAAGTTCGTCGATTTCATAAAAATCCGTTGGCTATGAAACTCTATGAAACTCTTCAGAGCAGGCTTTCCAAGCTACGACTGTCTCAAGCTTTCAGAATGGCCCTGTACTTGGATCCAAGACTGAATTTTGTCAATTCAGCTATTTTCAACGGCAAAGAAAAGGAGCTTATTCAG GGTTTCATCACAGAAACTTGGAACCACATATGTCGACTCAATAATACTGACGATAATGCTGCCTCTTCAACTACTACGTCTTCATCATCTGATGCCATGGATGCAAACGATGGCTACATCACCGAGCTTTTCGGGGGTTCAATTGCTGCTGAAATAGACACAAATCAATCAGCATTCAAACTTCAGCTCAAAGCGCTGGATATCGAGCCTCGCCAGAAGCATAACTTCGATGTTTGGAAACATTGGATCAAAAGAAAGAGTTCGCATCCTGAACTTTACGCAGTGGCCAATGTTGTATTTGCTACTCCTTCTAGTCAGGTATCAGTGGAAAGGGCATTTAGCGCACTCGCTCTGGTGCTCTCTAACCAGAGAACATGCTTGAAGGAAGAGACTCTGGCCAATATTATGATCATCAAACTGAATAAAGACGCCTTCGATCAGATACTGCCAATACTATATAAATGGAAGGATGTCGCCACCTCGGTGGCAACTGAGCCATTGTAG